GTCACAATCAAAAAACTTCACAGTTAAGTTttaggaaactttttttttgttagtaaaaatacatattattatattttcctttttttttaatgtcctcaTGAATCACATCAAGCATAAGCTTACTTACTTCTGTCACTTCAGTTTAAGATTTTCAAACCACGTTGTCAGCTTCCTCACAAAATCTTGCCACTTTCACTAGAGCAGTATTCCTTCAAGCTCTGAGTGTCCATGGCACACAGGGGCACACATGTAAAAGAAGTCAGTGATAGTCCCAGCGGTGTGGTTTCTGGCAGAGAGAATGTCCCAACAACTTCACTGGTGTGGGCAAGCACCCACCAGTACATCAAGCACTGGTGCCTTTCAAATGACTACTACTGGTGTGGGACGAGTGGACTTGGGAAAATCTGGAGTGGATTTAGGAGTGGACTGCTTTTCCACAAGAGATGAAGGAGATGAATTACTCATTCAATAAATACTTACATTAAACACTGGATGCAAAAGGGATGTGTGAGACTAATAGAGATTCTTCTATTTCAAAATTTAAGAACACTGACAAAAACCTCCATAAGCGGCTAACCTTAACACTTTTAAATTCAGACCGTACCTATGCAACTAACATCTGGGGGACCAGATCTGCTAGAAGGGTCTAGTGTCACCTTcccagtaaaaaataaaataaaagttgaaaactTATTTCctgttatattatttataatagAAAGTACAGCTATACAATGTACTTTATGAATATGcaataaatgaacaaacagtAGTGCAGTACTCTGTAATGCTGTGTTTCTTTTACCTCTGAAGTCAAAGATCGTAGCTGGTAATGATGTCACATCCGAGCTGACTGTGTTCCAGTACAACAAGTCGCAAAACCAGTATGTTGTTAGCCATATCAGCTCAAGCCAGGTTAGCCACTGTTGGCATTACCACTTGATAACAACCCACAGCACTGTATTTTGCACATACAAATACTGTAGCAAGACACAAATGAGATAGACGTGCTAataaacattagcagcttttaaaaattttaatgcaCAGGGCAACCATGGTTGATTTTGAGGTCAGGGTTGGTGAGGTTCCATTCAGTTAAAATTTTTGACTGGAAATTCAGAAATACTGACTTTGCTGTGCAAGTGGAACACAGTATAATacaaatagcataaaaatggcactttgttaagttcatttttaataatgacTGCATTTgctaaatttctattttttaaaatgatacgTTTGCCCCTTTGAATTATTAAATAGGTACTTTAAGTGTAAATGTGAACACATGTTGAGAAATGTACATTGTACAGTATGGTACGATTCCTACCTGCCCAAATATTCAATTATCATCTGAGTTATACAAATATTACAATGATATCTTAAACTTTTGACCCTTTTTGATTAATAAACATGCGACTAACACTCTGTGATCTCCAGCCTCAGAAACTTAACTATGCCTTCCCCGTTGTCCGTCTCGGCCATGCTTTCCCTCCCACTCCTCCCAGTGACAGTTCAAAGTCTGGCAGCAACAGCCATCAGCCTGAAATGCACCTTACAATTTAAACCAGTCCACCAATCACGAGCCTCTTCGGCCGTAACAGTCGCTAGTAACATTTGCACAACAAAAGAGAGCTGATTCATCAACCGGCTCCCCCCTTTCCTTCACTCCCTTTCCCTtgactcctcctctcctgccttTGTGTTCGGACCCAAAATCCCCTTCTACCCCTGCAGCCCTCCTCCCCTTTGCACTAATCTCCTTAAACCCATTGGATTGACTGCTTCAGTGCTACCTCTTACTGCACCTAGACCCCCATCACCCTGCACCCCTCAGGACACACATCACAGTCTGGCTTCATTTGCgggccccctcctcctcttatTACTTGCATGGATGAGGCACAGCACATGGAAGCACAAGATGTAATTTTGGAAGTGGTCTTTGTACTGCAAACAATAATGACAATCACATGAGCATAATCCTGGACACACAGGAAATTTGCTTTGGGGCTTATTCTtcaggacataaaaaaaatcatctgttctgtgtttttcatatgAAATTAAGGCCAGTTTACAGtctcattttctatttttcagtgCTTAAATACTCAAATGTCTTGGTCACATTACAGCTAAAAGGGCCCTCTTTGTAGGTACTTAAAGACCCCCACACAACATTTAAGGCTCCCATGGGGTTTGAGGGCAGCCAATATAGAGTTTAGCCTTTGCTTCGCCTTGTATTTCACATTGAGGGTTTCTATAGCAACGGTGAGAGGGACAAGTGGACACCCCTTTCCATTTCGAACACCATTAACATACCCCGCCCCCCTTTTAGTGATTAGTGGGGTGTCCCATACACACaggcaagcacacacacacacacacacacacataaacagaagaGCCAGTGCTAATGGTCTAAGTGTGTAAGTGAAAGCCAAAGGATTAGTATTGGGGTTTAAGATAAAGTTTTAATCAATTTAAACTTCTAAAGACTGcgaaatactgtaaaaaataatcacaaaccTTTGTAACAAGTGTAATAAGGAATGTAAAGCAATATCAGGGAAAtgtgatttatatatattatatataaatatatttttatagtatCCATAAGAATATCTGTCACAGATTAATGATCAGTGATGGATGGCACTTTTGTAGCTTGCAGTAAGACTTTTAAACTCCCTTAATTTGTGTCAATATGTCAGTTGGCAGTCACAGatatacagaataaataaaacagattccATGCTGTCACGTCTTTGTCATATTTAGTGCATCAAGTCCTCTTAAAGATCTTCCTCATCAGTCTGAATAAAGCGTTGTCCCTGAGAGCCTTGGAGGCCCTCTCCCATAGGCTGTCCTGCTTCCACAGTCCCCGCCCCTTCTTCTCAGCTTTGACCTCTGCCCTATGCAGCCGTTTGTGGAGACGCCAGTAGAGGCGAGAGTCAGGCTGGACCCCTACCACAGGCGCAGTGCGGGCCAAACCAAGCCTGAGGACCTCTTCGTTCATACAGTAGCTCCACATCAGCCCCTGCTGGAGAGATAATGAAATTACTCCTTAGGATACTCTACAGATCTGACTTTCAgtaaacaataatgaaaattaaagtattcattttttttctcagcaactGGCCGAGAGACCACCTTGGGTGTGTTTCCACCGGAGACCATCATGTAACTCGGGGGATCTGACGTGGACAGCTCCATATCTGTCTGTTCACACCTGGCAGGGGAATGTGTCTCCACAATCGTCTCTTGAAGAGAGATCTCAAGTAACTGGAtctcttttctctgctctgtcgacaaataaacatgtacatctttttttttttcaaaaaccaaaTACATCATTGTTTTTAACAGGCTGGAGAaattagaaatactttattgatcctcaggggaaattttgtaaaaaaaaaaaaaaaaagaaaacagtttaataACAGAGTCCAGCTGTTTGGTGTCACATTAGTGTATACACTGCTGAAAGAATGTGGCTGTATGTCACCCAGACCACTGCTGAATGTGGTCTGAGCAATCAAATCTCAAGACCCATTAAGGACACATTTGGTGGATCCCAATGTACTTAGAGCTGTCCACTTCAGCTTTAATGGCCCAGGATACATGTTAATTAAAGAGCTGTAATCTGGCCTTTTTGTCAGTTATTAGATGCCTCACTCTGCTTTGAGACACCAAACAGTGCAGCATGTCATTCTCTCGGCTGATAAGTTTTAGCCAGACTGTTTGGGAAGGAGTCATGTTCTTCTGCAGCCATTCTCTGCCCTCTGGAGTCAGCTCCACTCCTGCAAGATGCACCACCATCGTGCACACACCTACAGAGGACATAAAAGAGCCATTTACCATATGTATTATAATAAACCATAGGTTATAACTGAAAATTGCAGTTACATATTCACTTGAATGGCCAGAGTGTAGTTATGCACAGTCTGTAGAATGCTTATTATGATTAGGGCTGGTacagtttgacatttgtttATGCTAATGTTGACTGATACTTGAGCTTTGTTACATATACAAACATcgtgtttttatcttttttttttttatataggaGCATAGGAGTGGATTCGGTGGGGGGGGATACACACCctcaacatatatatatatatatatatcaagtAGAAgaagagttttattttgactgaattaaagacatttccatcaTAAATGTGATGCACAAAAGGCcaaaattgatgcaaaaaaaatcacccgaaTGCATGAAATTTGGAGTTTGATACTCAAAATTTCAATGTTGTTTTAACACATACAGCTGTTCAACAACTTTGCCTACAGAAAATATCTGAATATTCAGACATATTAATCATTAACTAACTAAACAAGACTATAAATTAGCTTGCATGACTAGCAAGTTTCTGACACTCATTGGCATGGACACATTTCAGTTaccattaaaacattttgacattttgagattCAGTGTTGAGCTCTAACGGTGACTGACTGAGCCTTTATATGAAACATGGCAAACGAGAACCAACCACATACATGAAATGAACGCCAGTCAATTATCTTTGTGTAACACCCACAGCCCTAAATAATGGGTCTAACCAGCTTTAAAGTGTAGGAGGTCAAGTGGGACAAAGGTAATATTTGAAATAGCTCAGCAAGAGTCGATCTGCTCATGTGAGTCCTTCACACTGAAGTTGCTGATGGAGCACTCTATATATAAAGTACAAGCGGCTTAATTTTATTACTTAGTGAATAATGTGATTTGATAACACAGATAAAAGGCTTACCTGTCACTTTCACTCATGAAAAGATGATAAAATCCAACAGGGTCTGacatttacaaagtaaaaatggcacaatgacatttttggatttaagAAGATAAAAAGGAGcatgtgcagtaaaatgttagTCTGTTGAACTAATGAGACAAAATTTAATGTACTGATTGGGCCATTTTAAATTTCAAGACTCCTAATAGGTTATTCTTGTCTAAGGAGGcgttgtgcgtgtgtgtgtgtgtgcacatgcctTCATGATTTCACTCAAAGGATAGCCTACATTACCTTTGTGTTTCATAAGTAACGAAGAGACGACTGGCAGATGAATTGGGATATGTTCCACTTCAAGTCCTCTCTCTGTGATTGAATGAACTTTCCCACGGAGGCTGACATTCCTCTCAATAAAGCGAGCGGGGATCTCAGAGGCAGCTTGAAATTTGGTGATCTGAAGACGTGAAATGAGACAGCTGAGTGGTCACGTTAATGACTCATTTGGGTAAAATGTCTAAaggtacattttattttcattaacaacctacaaaaataataagatgCAATGAGATTTGGAATTAAGTGGGTGAACAGAAGCTGTTAGTTCACAAGAATCTATGCAGTTTATATTTACGTAAGTGTCAAAATTGAAACTGACACAGAGTAAGTAGGCTATTATTGCACAAATGCACATTAAAGAAATAACTCACCTACAAAATGACAATTTCTGAATTAGTTATATCATGTaaccttgaatttgtgaggaaaaccttgtttttcttgcatgcctctgaGGAAAGCAGCAAACgaaagaaatgtttcataaattgcaagaaattagtagattcagaaaattatttttataaagctagggaaaagggaaaagccaggagaaaactatatttataatcataataCTGATTTCATACATAATAatttttccatgtcattttgttattctaacttttttgctgtcttttcccttgtttttcttttctttttgctaatttccaggtcattttcttgtactttctgagtaatttcttctcaagttgctcattgccttcttcctgtatttttgaaagaaatcttgTCTATTCTCTCAGAGTTCAAAGGATTTAATTCAAATGCAGCTGTTAGTGACTAGTCTGAGTGTCCCCTTTGCCCCAGTGTATTCCTTTACTCTCTTACCAGTTTGATACTCCTTGCTATTACAATAACACCAGCAACTGCCAGTCCGGTGCTTATGTTCTGTGCGAGGGACAAGAGAGCAGTGAAGAGTTTGGGGTTGACAGGATGACAGGATGAAAGCGATACCAACAACCCAGCTGAACATGACACTGACAGAAATAATAGTGACACAGGGACATCGAAAACCCGCTAGGGACAACTGGTCAATGGTACAGAAGAAGAAGGGCTACTAATAGAGGAAAAGACGGTGTAAAAAATGTCCGGATTTCTAAATTGCTTTGCATGTCTTTCCCCTCTTTTGACATTACATGCTACCACCCACTTAAAGATCAGGCTACAGATGCAGGTGGCTCTCACGTTCACGATAGCAATGAAGTGCCCATATTGCACGCTCATGCCAGTGCATTACCAGCACACAAAGGAGACTCCTACCCGCACAAGTGTTAAATTATCATCTGCGAACTGAGATATTAAAGACACGACGTTGTGAGGCGCCTGGTTTCCTTGCTCTCTTTGTTGTCTGATCGTCATTTCCCCCTCAGTTTCTGTTTCTCTAGAAGACTCCGGcatgttgttgtcattttctcgACGCATCCGACGCTCCGCCTTTATGGGAGGGACGTGCAAGAGCTTGTGTAAAGTCTCCTCCCTGTGGTGTGCTTTGGACATGACAGGGTGGCGTGGAAGTGAATGCATCAACTTATGCGTTATAAAACACCCGTAAAATTACGATAATTTGTACTGTGACTATCGGAGTTTTCAACTACAGAAAGCTGCTTTTAGTAGTGTTTTATAGCGGAGGGCAGAAGTAGCTCATGCACGTTGCAGCTGAGATTCATATGATCAAACTATCAGTCTCATAAATACCGCTGGGATCAGTGACGTCCCCATCTTTGTCTGCACAACTTGACCTACATAATTTCAATTATGCACTTAATGTATCCATATATCTCTCTGAATCCTGTGTATTTTGTAACACTGGCACAATAACaatcatacatttattttatgaatgcaTATATGGTAAAATTCTTCTGAATTGACGTtgagcatgtttttgaaacGTTTTGTGGAACTCAGATTAAGTACAGACAAGagattttatgtatttttttattatgggaAAACTATTAAGCCAGAgatcccctttttttctgttttttttaaattttcatttaacaTGCAAAGTTTTTCATCCatacatgcaaaaacaacaactttatttttaatattgcaaCTTAATTATAAAATGATCTTATCTTAACAAAGCgcataaagtaaaagaaatatacatttacaataaataaaacaatgttaagaGCTAAGATAATAGTATgtacacaagaaaaacagaacaaaagaaaattatatatgaAAGATACATATCACAAATTTACAAATCagtcattaaaaagaaaagctttccTGTAATAACATGCTTTAAGCAATGATTTTAAAACGTAATTTATTTGCAAGCCTATTCTCCTTGTACAAGGACTATCGAATCCAAAAGAAACTGCctatgaaaaaatgtttgtctaCATGTACCACTTTAATGGTacttgaaattttttttatggtCATCTTTTTGTAATATGTTATGATGATTGAATAAAGGAATTAGTGGGAAAAAACTATAGGAAttagtggttttatttttatttttacatactcagcacattatacatgtttacattttttaaaaattcacataCTAGTGTCAGTTGTttcttattattactgtatttacctgatattttagatttttacacaCTTCACATCCTCAGCACATTATACGTactcataattttaaatatttacacaccagtgctactttttttattattaccatAGTTATAGTTTATATTTCATGTACAtactttgtgctggtactttattttacttctataattctttaattttggtatcagagcgactgtaacaaaccacGATACCCCCCATTGattgaattaaactgaaatttatttcaaacgtgtaaaagaaaggaaaggaaagaaaagaatgaacatgtaaacatatataaacatacagACATATCCGAAAAGGAGTGGGAATAATTGATGTGcttccatttttaaataaattgaatttttttatataactatatataaacTATACAGACCATGTATAACTAGGCctatatgtaaacatatttacattgttGTAGATGTTAACATTATATATAAACTATAAGCTATAGAGACAATATACAACTATATATAACCACatctacttgtttttttttacagaaaaagaggaaagatagaaaaaggaaataaaacaatacaaaataaataattataataacccCTGTAAACACCTGCATTTCTAATTCAAAAGGCCTAGTCAAGCAATAAGCTATAATTTTCATcttattgatatttataataattcatATTATGTGCAAAGAGACAAATTCTTCCTaagaaataataacataaaacgGAAATCTCAGTTTCTTCTAGCAGTCCCATGCAGCAGATGTTGCACAGTGAAACATGTTTGGAAACAGACATCATTGAGGAGTGACCACTGACTGTATGACAGATGCACTGGAGCTCTCATCTTGTAAACTGTGAAGTCATGGAGCTACTTGAAGACGGATGACGCCCCCATTACCACAAATTGGCCAATAGGAGTTGAGAGGCAGAGTTGTCCTCCTGGCCGCCATTAAAGAATTCAATCCATGAACTGAAATAATGGAAATCTGCAGGACCTATGGATCAGCCAGGGGAAAGTAGCCGATGAGTAGCCTCGCTAATTCGGCATTTCGTCCGTTTTAAGGGTAGTTTTTACGATGACGGTGCACTGTGATGGTTTTAGCGAAAAGGAGGGCGGTGTAgctaattgttttatttagctAGCAAGCTAGCGTTGGAGAGCTCTGGTATGTTAGCTTTTGTGCTAGCAGGCTAGGAGAGATCAGGGGGAGGGGAGAGTTCCTTTGCTTTGAAATTGTTTCAGATCAGCTAGCTGGCGTTAGCATTAGCACAGCAGGGACTAAGCTTTTGgggtgaagttttttttttttttttttttttttttgagttttcgAGCTCGTATTTTTTAATGCGCATCTAACTTTTCttgctgtttgattttaacGTTAGTCTGTCCGGGTCATGTTAACGTTTACTATTTGATGCTAGGGAAATGTAGCAGCAAGCTTGTGGCTAACCAGATCAGACAATACATTTCAAATAGGATTGATTAAGCTAGAAGCGTACAGTTGACGCTATCTGGCTGCCTGtctaacgttagcttagctgCCGGGCTAGTGGTGGCTAGCGCCGGTTAGAAGTTGACTAGCGGTAACGTTAGCTGTAGCTAGCAAGTTGGTCAGCGCTTTAACAGCAAAATTACAACTGCTTCGCCAGCGAGCTAACTAGATCAGCTATTGCCGATAGTGATTGAGACAATGGACTTAAAGGTTACAACCACGCAGTGAAAGTATGAGTTCGTGCTTTGTGCCAAACGGGGCCAGCTTGGAGGACTGCCACTCCAACCTCTTCTGCCTGGTAAGACACTTTGCTCTCTGCGCTAGCGTAGCGTTAGCTCTGGTGCTGAGAGGCCAGAAAGCCATTTTGGCTAATCAGGCAACAAGCTTTGTAACGTCAGTTGCAGACTGGCGTGAAGGCATCGGGGCCTGCAACTTGCAAATCGTGATCTAGCTAACTTTAATAATATGGACAG
The DNA window shown above is from Plectropomus leopardus isolate mb chromosome 5, YSFRI_Pleo_2.0, whole genome shotgun sequence and carries:
- the c18h3orf33 gene encoding protein C3orf33 homolog isoform X2: MPESSRETETEGEMTIRQQREQGNQAPHNVVSLISQFADDNLTLVRNISTGLAVAGVIVIARSIKLITKFQAASEIPARFIERNVSLRGKVHSITERGLEVEHIPIHLPVVSSLLMKHKGVCTMVVHLAGVELTPEGREWLQKNMTPSQTVWLKLISRENDMLHCLVSQSRGLMWSYCMNEEVLRLGLARTAPVVGVQPDSRLYWRLHKRLHRAEVKAEKKGRGLWKQDSLWERASKALRDNALFRLMRKIFKRT
- the c18h3orf33 gene encoding protein C3orf33 homolog isoform X3, translated to MPESSRETETEGEMTIRQQREQGNQAPHNVVSLISQFADDNLTLVRITKFQAASEIPARFIERNVSLRGKVHSITERGLEVEHIPIHLPVVSSLLMKHKGVCTMVVHLAGVELTPEGREWLQKNMTPSQTVWLKLISRENDMLHCLVSQSRQGLMWSYCMNEEVLRLGLARTAPVVGVQPDSRLYWRLHKRLHRAEVKAEKKGRGLWKQDSLWERASKALRDNALFRLMRKIFKRT
- the c18h3orf33 gene encoding protein C3orf33 homolog isoform X1: MRRENDNNMPESSRETETEGEMTIRQQREQGNQAPHNVVSLISQFADDNLTLVRNISTGLAVAGVIVIARSIKLITKFQAASEIPARFIERNVSLRGKVHSITERGLEVEHIPIHLPVVSSLLMKHKGVCTMVVHLAGVELTPEGREWLQKNMTPSQTVWLKLISRENDMLHCLVSQSRQGLMWSYCMNEEVLRLGLARTAPVVGVQPDSRLYWRLHKRLHRAEVKAEKKGRGLWKQDSLWERASKALRDNALFRLMRKIFKRT